One window from the genome of Candidatus Paceibacterota bacterium encodes:
- a CDS encoding alpha/beta fold hydrolase, with protein sequence MQINLLSMANVVIVHGTGGSPEGNWFPWLKSELEGYGCQVFVPRFPTPLGQSLEKWLEIFNEYERYLNKDAIIVGHSLGTAFLLSVLERIDHPVRAAYFVAGFTGLLDNPDFDVLNRTFTVKAFDWNKIKRNCMHFYVINSDNDPYVPVQKGIDLARDLNVEPAVLRNAGHINRDSGYVEFGFLAKSIREEIKN encoded by the coding sequence ATGCAAATTAATCTTTTATCGATGGCGAATGTTGTCATAGTTCACGGTACAGGGGGAAGCCCCGAAGGTAATTGGTTTCCATGGCTCAAGTCGGAACTTGAAGGATATGGGTGCCAGGTTTTTGTCCCGAGATTTCCGACGCCCCTGGGCCAGTCTCTTGAAAAGTGGCTGGAAATTTTCAACGAATATGAACGATATCTGAACAAGGATGCCATTATTGTCGGGCATAGCCTTGGAACCGCGTTCCTGCTTTCAGTGCTAGAAAGGATCGATCATCCGGTCAGAGCCGCATATTTTGTTGCGGGCTTTACGGGACTTCTCGATAATCCCGACTTTGACGTACTGAATAGAACTTTTACGGTGAAGGCTTTTGATTGGAACAAAATAAAGCGCAACTGCATGCATTTCTATGTCATCAATTCAGACAATGATCCATATGTTCCGGTCCAAAAGGGGATAGACCTCGCAAGAGATCTGAACGTTGAGCCGGCAGTTCTCCGGAATGCGGGTCATATTAACAGGGATTCAGGTTATGTCGAGTTTGGGTTTCTCGCTAAGTCAATAAGGGAAGAAATAAAAAATTAG
- the yjjX gene encoding inosine/xanthosine triphosphatase, translated as MKKVVIASKNPVKIEAVRQGFEKMFIGEKFEFVGVSVPSGVKDQPFDNEETLRGATNRVDNAFAEDRSADLYVGIEGGIEPVGKEMEAFAWVVIRSSKKYGKSRTGTFFLPKEVVKLIKEGRELGEADDIVFKRNNSKQQNGAVGILTGNAIDRTKYYSEAVVLALIPFKNADLY; from the coding sequence ATGAAAAAAGTTGTCATTGCTTCGAAAAATCCGGTTAAGATCGAAGCGGTAAGGCAGGGATTTGAAAAAATGTTTATCGGCGAGAAGTTCGAGTTTGTCGGAGTCTCGGTTCCTTCCGGGGTCAAGGATCAGCCGTTTGATAATGAGGAAACTCTGAGGGGCGCAACAAACAGAGTTGATAATGCATTCGCCGAGGATAGGTCTGCGGATCTCTATGTCGGCATTGAGGGCGGGATCGAACCGGTCGGCAAAGAGATGGAAGCTTTCGCGTGGGTGGTTATAAGGTCGTCAAAAAAATATGGAAAATCCAGGACGGGAACTTTTTTTCTGCCGAAAGAAGTTGTGAAACTTATCAAAGAAGGAAGAGAATTGGGGGAGGCGGATGACATTGTTTTCAAAAGGAATAATTCCAAACAGCAGAACGGAGCTGTAGGCATATTGACCGGAAATGCGATAGACAGGACGAAATATTATTCGGAAGCGGTGGTTCTTGCGCTCATACCTTTCAAAAACGCTGATCTGTATTAG
- a CDS encoding GNAT family N-acetyltransferase, with protein sequence MINKLGTMKNSLTPYRIKIAEERDAETCVKLSMESWPEWWSRNMTSGEMHIKECIKEKRSLIAVSGGRVVAYCVWGRLWNKIHLQDIFVKKKCRRTGLASRLFENMKKIAKKQGIREIMSDCDIDNEASIGFHLKKGFKKCGYIKNNWAKKDSLVFSMRI encoded by the coding sequence ATGATCAATAAGCTCGGAACCATGAAAAACAGTTTAACGCCATATAGGATCAAAATAGCCGAAGAAAGAGACGCTGAAACCTGCGTCAAATTAAGCATGGAGTCATGGCCCGAATGGTGGAGCAGGAACATGACATCAGGCGAAATGCACATAAAAGAATGCATTAAGGAGAAAAGATCCCTTATCGCGGTTTCCGGCGGCCGGGTGGTCGCATATTGCGTCTGGGGACGACTCTGGAACAAGATCCATCTTCAAGATATATTCGTAAAGAAGAAATGCCGGAGGACGGGTCTGGCCTCGCGGTTATTTGAAAACATGAAAAAGATCGCGAAAAAACAGGGGATAAGGGAGATCATGAGCGATTGCGATATCGACAATGAAGCCTCGATAGGATTTCATCTCAAAAAAGGCTTTAAGAAGTGCGGATATATTAAAAATAACTGGGCGAAGAAAGACTCATTGGTTTTCTCAATGAGAATTTAA
- a CDS encoding cytochrome b5 domain-containing protein — translation MEKKTRLRRMALGILTLGSLLLVYPMLDIGSARRINAQTIDPANMAKHNAPGDCWLAINNKVYNVTNFLSRHSGGASAITPYCGKDATAAFSGKPHPGSDLAALSAYYIGDIGVVPPPPPSPAPQPPPPPEISPVLTKIIISPAIVEMKAGDTELFRATAYDQNNKPMAGVVITYSSSDASVGNIDDGGSFHAQSPGSVLITASSEQTRSTASVTVKENQPLPVPAVSPGPQAVSDTDLLKKRCEEIFGNNEDNDDEDDSEYMEEEKEDEQDDQEDEYGDEERDQPRASRSGERAGGRYVM, via the coding sequence ATGGAAAAAAAAACAAGACTAAGAAGGATGGCTTTAGGCATTTTAACTTTAGGATCCCTCCTTCTGGTATATCCGATGCTGGATATTGGAAGTGCCAGGCGGATAAATGCGCAAACTATAGATCCTGCAAATATGGCAAAGCATAACGCTCCCGGCGACTGCTGGCTCGCCATTAACAATAAAGTTTATAATGTCACTAATTTTCTGAGCCGGCATTCAGGTGGGGCTTCCGCTATCACCCCATATTGCGGAAAAGACGCTACGGCGGCTTTTTCGGGTAAGCCCCACCCGGGGAGCGATCTTGCCGCCCTGAGTGCATATTATATAGGGGATATCGGAGTCGTTCCGCCTCCTCCTCCAAGTCCGGCCCCACAACCGCCCCCGCCTCCCGAAATATCCCCGGTCCTAACAAAGATCATTATTTCGCCGGCGATAGTCGAAATGAAAGCAGGAGATACTGAGTTGTTCAGGGCCACAGCCTATGATCAGAACAATAAGCCGATGGCGGGAGTTGTGATTACATATTCCAGCTCTGATGCCAGCGTCGGGAATATCGATGACGGCGGATCATTCCATGCGCAAAGCCCGGGATCTGTATTGATCACAGCTTCAAGCGAACAGACCAGATCGACTGCCTCGGTCACAGTCAAGGAGAACCAGCCATTGCCGGTCCCTGCCGTTTCTCCCGGTCCGCAGGCAGTATCTGATACGGACCTGTTGAAAAAACGCTGTGAAGAAATATTCGGAAACAATGAAGACAATGACGATGAAGATGACAGCGAATATATGGAAGAAGAAAAAGAGGATGAGCAAGATGATCAGGAAGATGAATATGGCGATGAAGAAAGAGATCAGCCAAGGGCGTCAAGAAGCGGAGAACGGGCAGGGGGCCGCTATGTCATGTAG
- a CDS encoding M24 family metallopeptidase — translation MWTKQQIEYHKKAARSLIKIKDLTFDLLRRDRSISEHETQQFIIGKYNEYGLETDKYPPIVAFNKNSAIPLYYPKKISEKLKDNTLVLIDLWARMGTEGAPFADITWVAFSGKKVPTEIKKVFDIVIDSRDSSLGYIVDRLKNNEIPTGNDIESVGFGIIKEGGYEKNILHELGHSIGTREDHGPKPNWIYKRNKRRLVKNLAYTIEPGIYLKDKFGIRSEIDFFISDNNEIVLTTDPQKEIVLL, via the coding sequence ATGTGGACAAAACAACAAATAGAATATCATAAAAAAGCGGCGAGATCGCTTATCAAAATAAAAGATCTGACGTTTGATCTTCTCAGAAGAGATAGATCCATTTCCGAGCATGAGACGCAGCAATTCATAATCGGGAAATATAATGAGTACGGTCTGGAAACCGATAAATATCCGCCCATAGTGGCATTTAATAAAAATTCCGCAATTCCATTATATTATCCCAAAAAAATTTCTGAAAAACTGAAAGACAACACCCTTGTTCTCATTGATCTTTGGGCAAGGATGGGGACGGAGGGTGCTCCTTTTGCGGATATAACCTGGGTCGCCTTTAGCGGTAAAAAAGTCCCCACGGAAATTAAAAAGGTATTCGATATTGTGATAGACTCCAGGGACAGTTCCCTGGGCTATATTGTTGATCGGTTGAAAAACAATGAAATTCCCACCGGAAACGACATAGAATCGGTTGGTTTCGGGATAATCAAAGAGGGGGGATATGAAAAGAACATCTTGCATGAACTCGGACATTCGATCGGAACACGGGAGGATCATGGTCCCAAGCCGAATTGGATCTATAAAAGAAATAAGCGAAGGCTGGTAAAAAATCTGGCATATACTATTGAGCCGGGGATCTATCTTAAGGATAAATTCGGTATAAGAAGCGAAATAGACTTTTTTATTTCGGATAATAACGAAATTGTTCTAACTACGGATCCGCAAAAAGAAATTGTTTTGTTATAA
- a CDS encoding DUF2878 family protein — MSGKNRYRLTNIFAVISLTSVAVMWRSSLMVFAVLLVMAVLMLSIERSKEEVKTFLLCSIFGSIAEYIAISLGAWTYENPDVFNIPIWLPLLWGIASVFIVRVYKNFSK; from the coding sequence ATGTCCGGAAAAAACAGATACAGGCTTACGAATATTTTTGCGGTGATCTCTCTGACGAGCGTCGCAGTGATGTGGAGGAGCAGTTTAATGGTATTTGCGGTTTTGCTTGTTATGGCAGTGCTGATGCTCTCGATCGAAAGATCAAAAGAAGAGGTGAAAACTTTTCTTCTCTGTTCGATCTTCGGCTCGATCGCCGAATATATTGCGATAAGCCTTGGGGCGTGGACCTATGAGAACCCGGATGTTTTCAATATACCCATATGGCTTCCGCTTCTTTGGGGCATCGCCTCAGTGTTCATCGTCAGGGTCTATAAGAATTTTTCGAAATAA
- a CDS encoding HAD family hydrolase — MNGTKVVLFDVDGVLINLPHYFSKELQRQGYEDAQESLNAFYQGEDSRQCSEGKADAQICIMPYLEKFGWTGSAGDYFERQFDFERKYLDKDLVSLVAELRGGGVKCYLCTDQMANRAEFLLREMGFGDIFDGHFISCRIGFRKCHEEFWDQVAAELKKEFPELKLDEVVYFDDIQNNIDVASRFGIRAFLYNGIDQVKASVI, encoded by the coding sequence ATGAATGGAACCAAGGTCGTACTATTCGATGTCGATGGAGTTTTGATAAATCTCCCTCACTATTTCAGTAAAGAATTGCAGAGGCAGGGATATGAGGATGCTCAAGAGAGTCTGAATGCATTCTATCAGGGAGAGGACAGCCGGCAATGTTCAGAGGGGAAGGCTGATGCGCAAATATGCATTATGCCATATCTTGAAAAATTCGGATGGACCGGATCGGCCGGGGATTATTTTGAGCGGCAGTTCGATTTCGAGAGGAAATATCTGGACAAGGATCTGGTTTCTCTGGTGGCAGAACTCCGGGGCGGGGGAGTGAAGTGCTATTTATGCACTGATCAGATGGCAAACAGGGCGGAATTTCTTTTGAGGGAGATGGGCTTCGGGGATATCTTTGACGGTCATTTTATCTCATGTCGCATCGGATTTCGGAAATGCCATGAAGAATTCTGGGATCAGGTGGCGGCGGAACTGAAAAAGGAATTCCCGGAACTGAAGCTTGATGAGGTCGTATATTTCGACGATATCCAAAATAACATCGATGTTGCGTCAAGATTTGGAATTCGGGCATTTTTATATAATGGTATAGATCAAGTGAAGGCGTCGGTTATTTAG
- a CDS encoding polysaccharide deacetylase family protein, translated as MKKKCKIRLALILFAIAAFLSAFFVLSYDPPEKITINYDNGDRGKIIKNSPQGDKPSGDSIKKENTETIDRQATVEKWKGEDISRIKTDKKFIALTFDGGANADGAGKILSILKDNGIKGTFFLTGKFIEKYPGETAMIFASGGNVGNHSYSHPYFTKLTGEEINTELEKTENALLKLNLEFHPFFRFPYGDRNRETIYAINGKNYISIRWTVDSLGWEGTSGGMTKESVESRVLSKAAAGAIVLMHLGTNPDDKTQLDSEALPGIISALKTQGYEFMTMTEMLNYK; from the coding sequence ATGAAAAAGAAATGCAAAATCCGGCTGGCTTTGATCCTATTCGCAATTGCGGCGTTTTTATCCGCGTTCTTTGTGCTGTCCTATGATCCTCCGGAAAAAATAACCATAAATTACGACAATGGGGACAGAGGCAAAATAATTAAAAACAGTCCGCAGGGCGACAAGCCCTCCGGAGATAGCATTAAAAAAGAAAATACCGAGACGATCGATCGGCAAGCTACTGTTGAAAAATGGAAGGGAGAGGACATTTCCCGGATCAAGACGGATAAAAAATTCATCGCGCTGACATTTGACGGCGGAGCGAACGCGGATGGAGCTGGAAAGATATTATCTATTTTGAAAGATAACGGCATAAAAGGAACATTCTTCCTCACGGGAAAATTCATCGAAAAATATCCCGGTGAAACCGCAATGATATTCGCAAGCGGCGGCAATGTCGGAAATCATAGCTATTCCCATCCGTATTTTACGAAATTAACAGGCGAGGAGATCAACACCGAGCTTGAAAAAACCGAAAATGCCCTTTTGAAATTGAATTTGGAATTCCATCCTTTTTTCCGCTTTCCATACGGCGACAGGAATAGGGAGACAATTTACGCCATAAATGGCAAAAATTACATCAGCATAAGATGGACAGTCGATTCCCTGGGATGGGAAGGAACCTCCGGCGGAATGACAAAGGAATCGGTCGAAAGCAGGGTCCTTTCAAAAGCCGCTGCCGGCGCAATCGTCCTGATGCACCTTGGGACCAATCCCGACGACAAAACCCAACTTGATTCCGAGGCCCTGCCCGGAATAATCAGCGCATTAAAAACGCAAGGTTATGAATTTATGACAATGACGGAAATGCTTAATTATAAATAA
- a CDS encoding DNA-3-methyladenine glycosylase: MGALPTSFYDRPTEIVAKELLGSFLCREIGGKVVKGKIVETEAYLGVKDLACHTSKGKTPRNEVMFGPPGRAYVYFIYGMYHCFNIVSEKEGNPCAVLIRALEPTVFCSDNTKYKQLNGPAKLCREFKIDKELNGWDLTSGKKLWIEDGEKIGPDRIKKSKRIGVDYAGAWKDKLLRFYIKNNEYVSKK; encoded by the coding sequence ATGGGTGCTTTACCGACATCATTTTACGATCGCCCTACTGAAATTGTTGCCAAAGAACTTCTTGGCAGTTTTTTATGCAGAGAAATAGGCGGCAAGGTTGTTAAGGGCAAGATCGTAGAAACGGAAGCGTATCTGGGAGTAAAAGATCTCGCCTGCCACACCTCAAAGGGAAAAACTCCGAGAAATGAGGTTATGTTCGGACCTCCTGGACGCGCCTATGTTTATTTCATATACGGCATGTATCACTGTTTCAATATTGTCTCAGAAAAAGAAGGAAATCCGTGTGCGGTTTTAATAAGAGCGCTAGAACCGACAGTCTTCTGCTCCGACAACACAAAATATAAACAACTGAATGGTCCTGCAAAACTTTGCAGAGAATTTAAAATAGATAAAGAGTTGAACGGCTGGGACCTGACATCCGGAAAAAAGCTTTGGATCGAAGATGGCGAAAAAATAGGACCAGATCGGATAAAAAAATCCAAGCGTATCGGCGTGGATTATGCGGGAGCCTGGAAAGATAAATTGCTGAGATTCTATATCAAAAATAATGAGTATGTTTCAAAAAAATAA
- the ruvA gene encoding Holliday junction branch migration protein RuvA: MISYVKGQVILKKEKFVIVSTGNIGYKVFALSDSSKIGDTVEFFTYLNVREDALTLYGFPDYGDLELFEHLISVSGIGPKTALGVLSLADSRTIKIAIAKEDSSILTRVSGIGKKTAERIILELKNKFSISDVDRSEEKGKEISDHSDAFEALVSLGYSSFQAKKALSEISPEIKDVGERIKMALKELGRK, from the coding sequence GTTATTCTGAAAAAAGAAAAGTTTGTCATTGTGTCTACGGGAAACATAGGATATAAGGTGTTCGCTTTGTCCGATTCAAGCAAGATTGGAGACACGGTGGAGTTTTTCACATATCTGAACGTCCGGGAAGATGCGCTCACTCTTTACGGGTTTCCGGATTATGGGGATCTGGAGCTTTTTGAGCATCTGATCTCTGTTTCGGGGATCGGACCGAAAACGGCTCTCGGTGTACTGTCTCTTGCGGATTCGAGAACGATCAAGATCGCGATCGCGAAAGAGGATTCAAGCATCCTGACTCGCGTTTCCGGGATCGGGAAAAAAACGGCGGAGCGTATCATTTTGGAGCTCAAGAACAAATTCTCAATTTCCGATGTCGACAGATCGGAGGAGAAAGGCAAGGAGATCAGCGACCATTCTGATGCCTTTGAGGCTTTGGTGAGTCTGGGATACAGCTCATTCCAGGCGAAGAAAGCGCTGTCGGAAATTTCTCCCGAGATAAAGGATGTCGGCGAAAGAATTAAGATGGCATTGAAAGAGCTTGGACGAAAGTAG